Proteins encoded together in one Phyllostomus discolor isolate MPI-MPIP mPhyDis1 chromosome 6, mPhyDis1.pri.v3, whole genome shotgun sequence window:
- the DGAT2 gene encoding diacylglycerol O-acyltransferase 2, which yields MKTLIAAYSGVLRGTGSSILSALQDLFSITWLNRSKVEKQLQVISVLQWVLSFLVLGVACTVILMYTFCTDCWLIAVLYFTWLAFDWNTPKKGGRRSEWVRNWAVWRYFRDYFPIQLVKTHNLLTSRNYILGYHPHGIMGLGAFCNFSTEATEVSKKFPGIRPYLATLAGNFRMPVLREYLMSGGICPVNRDTIDYLLSKNGTGNAVIIVVGGAAESLSSRPGKNAVTLRSRKGFVKLALRHGADLVPTYSFGENEVYKQVIFEEGSWGHWVQKKFQKYIGFAPCIFHGRGLFSSDTWGLVPYSKPITTVVGEPITIPKLEHPTQQDIDLYHAMYMEALVKLFDNHKTSFGLPETEVLEVN from the exons ATGAAGACCCTCATAGCCGCGTACTCCGGGGTCCTGCGAG GCACTGGCTCCAGCATCCTCTCCGCCCTCCAGGACCTCTTCTCTATCACCTGGCTCAACAGGTCCAAAGTGGAAAAGCAGCTGCAGGTCATCTCGGTGCTACAATGGGTCCTGTCCTTCCTCGTGCTGG GAGTGGCCTGTACCGTCATCCTCATGTACACATTCTGCACCGATTGCTGGCTTATTGCTGTGCTCTACTTCACCTGGCTGGCGTTTGACTGGAACACGCCCAAGAAAG GTGGCAGGAGGTCAGAGTGGGTCCGAAACTGGGCTGTGTGGCGCTACTTTCGAGACTACTTTCCCATTCAG CTGGTGAAGACTCACAACCTACTGACCAGCAGGAACTACATCCTGGGATACCATCCCCATGGCATCATGGGCCTGGGTGCCTTCTGCAACTTCAGCACAGAGGCCACGGAAGTGAGCAAGAAGTTCCCTGGCATAAGGCCCTACCTGGCCACGCTGGCCGGCAACTTCCGGATGCCAGTGCTGAGGGAGTACCTGATGTCTGGAG gcatctgccctgtgAACCGGGACACCATAGACTACCTGCTGTCAAAGAATGGGACTGGCAATGCCGTCATCATCGTCGTGGGGGGCGCGGCCGAGTCCCTGAGCTCCAGGCCAGGCAAGAATGCCGTCACCCTGCGCAGCCGCAAGGGCTTTGTGAAACTGGCGCTGCGACACGG AGCCGACCTGGTCCCCACCTACTCCTTCGGAGAGAATGAGGTCTACAAGCAGGTGATCTTTGAGGAGGGCTCCTGGGGCCACTGGGTCCAGAAGAAGTTCCAGAAGTACATTGGCTTCGCCCCGTGCATCTTCCATGGCCGAGGCCTCTTCTCCTCAGACACCTGGGGACTGGTGCCCTACTCCAAGCCCATCACCACTGTCG TGGGCGAGCCCATCACCATTCCCAAGCTGGAGCACCCCACCCAGCAGGACATCGACCTGTACCACGCCATGTACATGGAGGCCCTGGTGAAGCTCTTCGACAATCACAAGACCAGCTTTGGCCTCCCGGAGACCGAGGTCCTGGAGGTGAACTGA